A single genomic interval of Desulfovibrio sp. harbors:
- a CDS encoding FAD-binding and (Fe-S)-binding domain-containing protein: protein MPHKGPHISISPDYVVNRILRINIDDFAEWPESVRSLAIAIAEELFLVAYNPFIDADTVRESVRASFDKESVSLAHYYATAIGEGITMFWSAHEAEMEFREKLIDALGDVLPAECILTNPGALVESATDATDLRMELPLLVVEPDTTEQVAELVKLANDMKFALIPRGGGSGMTGGAVPARKRTLIVSLTRLTRVGPIDMKEMTVTCQAGAITQTVINDVDAAGALFSVDPASKQASTIGGNVSENAGGPMAFEYGTTLDNLLWWRMVTPTGEIITIERENHPRHKILPTETAIFVVKDVSGGVRNVVHLRGDEIRLPGLGKDVTNKALGGLPGMQKEGVDGIITEACFIVHPKPKHKRIMVLEFFGRSMHPAAVVVRELVALRNRIREEGDYAHLSAMEEFNAKYVQAIEYKRKSEKYEGSPISVIILQVDGDDPYLLDNCVGDIVSVVEQQDNVDIIVAADDKEGERFWEDRHKLSAIAKRTSGFKLNEDVVIPMERIPDFALFLEQINLECTATAYRHALQEVGRLPGYPMEDKDFNREFSQASKAASGDVSAADVSDMELAGRAEAFLVFLKEKYPHLAKKINKIHEYMNASRIVVASHMHAGDGNCHVNIPVNSNDAQMLEEAEEVAARVMAECQEMGGEVSGEHGIGITKIAFFSKDKMDALRAFKERVDPRDVMNPAKLVYRDLPVRPFTFSFNRLIRDIRESGLPDKDKLIHLLTSIQVCTRCGKCKQVCSMCYPERSMQYHPRNKNMVLGMLLEAVYYSQVNKGRIDERLLKWMRDLVEHCTACGRCMANCPVKIPSGEVALTLRALLEHEGAGGHPIKGRALEWLGRDIAHRAPKAAKMASLGQKMQNKFLGFVPEVWKRRMQSPLFSGRGPKMGYTNLYESLKLHRGAVFAPAEPTPGMPLVLYFPGCGGALFYDRIGVSSIMLLLKAGFAVAVPPRHMCCGFPLLAAGMDTAFEDNMAQNRQYLAAMLRNLTKQGFDCKYLVTACGSCRDGLERMNLQVQFPDLVMRDVAQLTLPLLSSENLSAPLPEGSKLLYHGACHCEWADVHKIKGQKQVARALGDFTGADVTLSPGCCGESGMGAMTSPQIYNLLRSRKQKRLGEALGEDYTGPVVVGCPSCKIGIARCLINMHDKHAVLHVAEWLAGLVDGEDRRQSFRKKVNETRGDVRVVNLK from the coding sequence ATGCCCCATAAGGGTCCGCATATCTCCATCTCTCCCGACTATGTGGTGAATCGCATTTTGCGCATCAATATCGACGACTTCGCCGAATGGCCGGAGTCTGTGCGCAGCCTTGCCATCGCCATTGCCGAAGAGCTTTTTCTGGTGGCCTACAATCCCTTTATCGATGCCGATACGGTGCGCGAGAGCGTGCGCGCGAGCTTTGATAAAGAGTCTGTCTCCCTGGCGCATTATTACGCCACGGCCATTGGCGAAGGCATCACCATGTTCTGGTCGGCGCATGAGGCCGAAATGGAGTTCAGGGAAAAGCTTATTGATGCCCTGGGCGACGTGCTGCCTGCCGAGTGTATTTTGACCAATCCCGGCGCGCTGGTGGAGTCCGCCACCGACGCCACGGACCTGCGCATGGAACTGCCCCTGCTTGTGGTCGAGCCCGACACCACCGAGCAGGTGGCCGAGCTGGTGAAGCTGGCCAATGACATGAAGTTTGCCCTGATCCCGCGCGGCGGCGGTTCGGGCATGACGGGCGGGGCCGTGCCCGCGCGCAAGCGCACCCTTATTGTGAGCCTTACCCGCCTGACGCGCGTGGGGCCCATTGATATGAAGGAAATGACGGTCACCTGTCAGGCCGGGGCCATAACCCAGACTGTCATCAACGACGTTGACGCCGCTGGCGCGCTTTTTTCCGTGGACCCTGCCTCCAAGCAGGCATCCACCATCGGCGGCAATGTGTCGGAAAACGCCGGCGGCCCCATGGCCTTTGAATACGGCACCACGCTGGACAATCTTTTGTGGTGGCGCATGGTGACCCCCACCGGCGAAATCATCACCATTGAGCGCGAAAATCACCCGCGCCATAAAATCCTTCCCACAGAAACCGCGATCTTTGTGGTCAAGGACGTGAGCGGCGGCGTGCGCAACGTGGTGCACCTGCGCGGCGACGAAATCCGCCTGCCTGGCCTTGGCAAGGACGTGACCAACAAGGCTTTGGGCGGTCTGCCCGGCATGCAGAAAGAAGGCGTGGACGGCATCATCACCGAAGCCTGTTTTATCGTCCACCCCAAGCCCAAGCACAAGCGCATCATGGTGCTGGAATTTTTTGGCCGGTCAATGCACCCGGCCGCCGTGGTGGTGCGCGAGCTTGTGGCCCTGCGCAACCGCATCCGTGAGGAAGGGGACTACGCCCACCTTTCGGCCATGGAAGAATTCAACGCCAAGTACGTGCAGGCCATCGAATACAAGCGCAAGTCCGAGAAGTACGAGGGCTCGCCCATCTCGGTCATCATCCTTCAGGTGGACGGTGACGACCCCTACCTGCTGGACAACTGCGTGGGCGACATCGTCAGCGTGGTGGAGCAGCAGGATAACGTGGACATCATCGTGGCCGCCGACGACAAGGAGGGCGAGCGCTTCTGGGAAGACCGCCACAAGCTTTCGGCCATTGCCAAGCGCACTTCGGGCTTCAAGCTCAATGAAGACGTGGTCATTCCTATGGAGCGCATCCCGGATTTCGCGCTCTTTCTTGAGCAGATCAACCTGGAATGCACGGCTACGGCCTATCGTCACGCGCTTCAGGAAGTGGGGCGGCTGCCCGGCTACCCGATGGAAGACAAGGACTTCAACCGGGAATTTTCGCAGGCTTCCAAGGCCGCCTCTGGCGACGTTTCCGCCGCCGACGTGTCGGATATGGAACTGGCCGGGCGGGCTGAGGCCTTTTTGGTCTTTCTGAAAGAAAAATATCCGCATCTGGCCAAGAAGATAAACAAAATTCATGAATACATGAACGCCAGCCGCATTGTGGTTGCCAGCCACATGCACGCAGGCGACGGCAACTGCCATGTGAATATTCCCGTGAACTCCAACGATGCCCAGATGCTGGAAGAGGCCGAAGAGGTGGCCGCCCGCGTCATGGCCGAGTGCCAGGAAATGGGCGGCGAAGTCTCGGGCGAGCACGGCATAGGCATCACCAAGATCGCCTTTTTCAGCAAGGACAAGATGGACGCCCTGCGGGCCTTCAAGGAGCGCGTGGACCCCCGCGACGTCATGAATCCCGCCAAGCTGGTCTACCGCGACCTGCCCGTGCGCCCCTTTACCTTCTCGTTCAACCGCCTTATCCGCGACATCCGTGAAAGCGGCCTGCCGGACAAGGACAAGCTCATCCACCTGCTTACGTCCATTCAGGTCTGCACGCGCTGCGGCAAGTGCAAGCAGGTCTGCTCCATGTGCTATCCAGAGCGCTCCATGCAGTACCACCCGCGCAACAAGAACATGGTGCTCGGCATGCTGCTGGAGGCCGTGTACTATTCGCAGGTCAACAAGGGCCGCATTGACGAGCGTCTGCTCAAGTGGATGCGCGACCTGGTGGAACACTGCACGGCCTGTGGACGCTGCATGGCCAACTGCCCGGTGAAGATCCCCTCCGGCGAGGTGGCTTTGACCCTGCGTGCCCTGCTGGAGCACGAGGGCGCGGGCGGGCATCCCATCAAGGGACGCGCGCTGGAATGGCTCGGACGCGATATTGCCCACCGTGCGCCCAAGGCCGCCAAGATGGCCTCTCTGGGCCAGAAGATGCAGAACAAGTTTCTTGGTTTTGTGCCCGAGGTGTGGAAGCGCCGCATGCAGAGTCCGCTTTTCTCCGGCCGTGGCCCCAAGATGGGCTACACCAACCTTTATGAATCCCTCAAGCTGCACAGAGGCGCGGTGTTCGCGCCAGCCGAGCCAACGCCCGGCATGCCGCTGGTGCTGTACTTTCCCGGATGCGGCGGCGCGCTCTTCTATGACCGCATTGGCGTTTCGTCCATAATGCTGCTGCTCAAGGCCGGTTTTGCCGTGGCCGTGCCCCCCAGGCATATGTGCTGCGGATTCCCCCTGCTGGCGGCTGGCATGGATACGGCCTTTGAAGACAACATGGCCCAGAACCGTCAGTATCTGGCCGCCATGCTGCGCAACCTGACCAAGCAGGGCTTTGACTGCAAGTATCTGGTGACGGCTTGCGGCTCCTGCCGCGACGGTCTGGAACGCATGAACCTGCAGGTTCAGTTCCCTGATCTTGTCATGCGCGACGTGGCCCAGCTCACGCTGCCCCTGCTTTCTTCGGAGAACCTGAGTGCCCCCCTGCCCGAAGGCTCCAAATTGCTCTATCACGGGGCCTGCCATTGCGAATGGGCCGACGTGCACAAGATCAAGGGGCAAAAGCAGGTTGCCCGCGCCCTGGGCGATTTTACCGGAGCCGACGTGACGCTCAGCCCCGGTTGCTGCGGCGAATCCGGTATGGGCGCCATGACCTCGCCCCAGATATACAACCTGCTGCGCTCCCGCAAGCAGAAGCGGCTTGGCGAAGCCCTGGGTGAAGACTATACCGGCCCTGTTGTGGTGGGCTGCCCATCATGCAAGATAGGCATTGCCCGCTGCCTCATCAATATGCATGACAAGCATGCTGTGCTGCATGTGGCGGAATGGCTGGCAGGGCTTGTAGATGGTGAAGACCGCAGGCAGAGCTTCCGTAAAAAGGTTAATGAAACCCGTGGAGATGTGCGGGTTGTCAATCTGAAATAA
- a CDS encoding IclR family transcriptional regulator has protein sequence MTSESQGIQSLEIAFSIIDGFLSAGKPLGLSAAAEKFNMPRSKLHKYLVSLVRLGVLRQGPDDTRYALGPKLLECGFGILSEIDIVSICEPELHSLRNECEEAAALAVWMPNGPMIVRYLRSKHPVAMDMHVGFYAPLMTSAAGKCFAAHLPLQAYKHLLLKEIDDGADYNLFTSELEKIKECGFSTRTELLTSIPGSRSIASPVFYGTGAIAGVILLIGFETKPLEFPEEKYVSDLQQAALRVSQRLGFHTTE, from the coding sequence ATGACTTCAGAATCACAAGGCATACAATCGCTTGAGATTGCATTTTCAATCATTGACGGCTTTCTTTCCGCAGGCAAACCTCTGGGACTAAGCGCAGCGGCTGAAAAATTCAATATGCCGCGAAGCAAGCTACATAAATACCTGGTAAGTTTGGTACGGCTTGGAGTGCTCCGCCAGGGGCCGGATGACACGCGCTATGCTCTCGGCCCCAAGCTGCTTGAATGCGGATTTGGCATTTTGAGTGAAATTGATATTGTAAGTATTTGTGAGCCAGAGCTTCATTCTTTGCGTAATGAATGCGAAGAAGCGGCTGCCCTCGCAGTTTGGATGCCAAATGGCCCGATGATTGTCCGTTATCTGCGGAGTAAGCATCCAGTTGCAATGGATATGCACGTCGGGTTTTACGCTCCGCTTATGACCAGCGCCGCCGGAAAGTGCTTCGCTGCCCACCTCCCACTGCAAGCCTATAAACATCTTCTTCTGAAAGAAATTGATGATGGGGCTGATTACAATTTGTTCACAAGCGAATTAGAGAAGATCAAGGAATGCGGGTTTTCGACAAGAACTGAACTGCTTACATCAATCCCTGGCTCAAGGTCTATTGCGAGTCCTGTCTTTTACGGCACAGGCGCCATCGCTGGGGTGATTCTTTTAATTGGCTTTGAGACAAAGCCGCTAGAATTCCCGGAAGAAAAATACGTTTCTGACCTGCAGCAAGCCGCGCTGCGCGTCTCACAGCGGCTGGGATTTCACACAACGGAATAG
- a CDS encoding metalloregulator ArsR/SmtB family transcription factor — protein MALLYFKALSDETRLRLVHILLHYELSVNELVRILDMGQSRVSRHLKILTEAGLLTSRRDGLWVFYAAPRSGDEREFLRAISPFIQADAAMRADLNMAAQMLEERALKTRQFFNAIAEDWDELNREVLGAFDLPAAVCAAVPQNCGTAVDLGCGTGAVLARMLPLSQGVIGVDGSARMLEICRRRFTPEDLAADRVSLRIGELSHLPLRDQEADFACINLVLHHLSDPILGLREIRRIMAPGGRLFVADFLRHTDETMRNRYGDRWLGFEEDSLTADLKTVGFSTLSCTRQPVDRGLTLLLLTAEASHPPRT, from the coding sequence ATGGCACTTCTCTATTTTAAAGCTCTTTCAGACGAAACGCGGCTCCGCCTTGTTCACATTTTGCTGCATTACGAGTTGTCGGTCAACGAACTGGTGCGCATTCTGGACATGGGGCAGTCGCGGGTATCGCGGCATCTCAAGATTCTGACTGAAGCTGGTCTGCTCACGTCGCGGCGCGACGGCCTCTGGGTATTTTACGCAGCGCCCCGCAGCGGTGACGAGCGGGAATTTTTGCGCGCCATCAGCCCCTTCATCCAGGCGGACGCCGCCATGCGGGCAGACCTGAACATGGCCGCGCAAATGCTGGAAGAACGCGCCCTCAAGACCCGCCAGTTCTTCAACGCCATTGCGGAAGACTGGGACGAACTCAACCGCGAAGTTCTCGGAGCCTTTGACCTGCCCGCCGCCGTGTGCGCCGCAGTACCGCAAAACTGCGGCACAGCGGTTGACCTTGGCTGCGGCACAGGGGCCGTGCTGGCGCGCATGCTGCCGCTGTCCCAGGGGGTCATTGGCGTGGACGGTTCCGCGCGCATGCTTGAAATCTGCCGCCGCCGCTTCACGCCCGAAGACCTCGCTGCCGACCGCGTATCCCTGCGCATCGGCGAACTGAGCCATTTGCCCCTGCGCGATCAGGAGGCGGATTTCGCCTGCATCAACCTTGTGTTGCACCATCTTTCCGACCCCATACTCGGCCTGCGTGAGATACGCCGCATCATGGCGCCCGGCGGCCGTCTTTTTGTGGCGGACTTTCTGCGCCATACCGACGAAACCATGCGCAACCGCTATGGCGACCGCTGGCTTGGCTTTGAAGAGGACAGCCTGACCGCCGACCTCAAAACAGTCGGCTTCAGCACGCTGTCCTGTACACGGCAGCCAGTGGATCGCGGCCTGACCCTGCTGCTTCTCACAGCCGAGGCCAGCCACCCCCCGCGCACGTGA
- a CDS encoding MFS transporter, whose amino-acid sequence MNDTSLASSDASVVDAQKEFSPSEFKTVVTASSIGTMVEWYDFTIYGTASALVFNKIFFPAIDPFLGTIAAFGSAAVGLFARPFGGAIFGHFGDKLGRKNMLMATMMIMGLGTFCIGLLPDYNTIGVWAPILLVILRILQGIGIGGEWGGAALMVIESAPQKRRGFFGSFVQFGYPLGLLLSTIIFSLVSLLPEEQFLKWGWRIPFLLSVALVSLGMFIRSRVRESPVFAKAKAQKKLVKQPVIEVFKRHPKEFFSAIGLKASEVSWIYVLTIFIVSYVSNTLGLPKSVALNGVLLGACLEMFTLPFFGWLSDIIGRRILYITGAVASIICAYPLFILVGSGDSFTIMLAIALFMNICHAPMYGPQAAYFPELFGTSVRMSGASFGVQVAAAVFGGLSPIICAVLLKVLEGSDGISVYLITLAVVTLISAIFTRETRSENL is encoded by the coding sequence ATGAATGATACTTCTCTTGCTTCGTCGGACGCCTCAGTAGTAGATGCACAAAAAGAATTTTCACCTTCCGAATTCAAAACAGTTGTAACAGCCAGTTCAATTGGAACGATGGTCGAATGGTACGATTTTACCATTTACGGCACGGCAAGCGCGCTGGTTTTCAATAAGATTTTCTTCCCCGCCATTGACCCATTTCTGGGCACCATTGCCGCCTTTGGCTCCGCTGCGGTCGGTCTGTTTGCCCGGCCATTCGGCGGTGCCATTTTCGGGCATTTTGGAGATAAGCTCGGTCGTAAGAATATGCTCATGGCAACGATGATGATCATGGGCCTGGGAACGTTTTGTATCGGGCTTCTGCCCGATTACAATACCATTGGCGTATGGGCGCCTATTTTGCTCGTGATCCTTCGCATCTTGCAGGGTATCGGAATCGGTGGAGAATGGGGCGGAGCCGCGCTTATGGTTATCGAAAGCGCGCCTCAGAAAAGGCGTGGATTTTTCGGCTCCTTTGTCCAGTTCGGGTACCCACTGGGCTTATTGCTGTCCACAATAATCTTTTCACTCGTTTCTCTGCTGCCCGAAGAGCAATTTTTGAAATGGGGGTGGAGAATTCCCTTCCTGCTCAGCGTTGCTCTGGTCTCCCTCGGCATGTTTATCCGGTCCAGAGTTCGCGAATCTCCTGTCTTTGCCAAAGCCAAAGCGCAAAAAAAATTGGTGAAACAGCCGGTGATTGAGGTTTTCAAACGGCACCCCAAAGAGTTTTTCAGCGCTATTGGGCTAAAAGCTTCTGAAGTTTCATGGATTTACGTCTTGACAATTTTCATAGTGTCCTATGTCTCGAACACTCTCGGCCTTCCTAAAAGCGTTGCCCTTAACGGCGTTCTTCTGGGAGCGTGTCTGGAGATGTTTACCCTGCCGTTTTTTGGCTGGCTTTCTGACATAATCGGACGGCGTATTCTGTATATCACTGGGGCGGTTGCAAGCATTATTTGTGCGTATCCCCTGTTCATCCTTGTGGGCAGTGGAGACAGCTTTACCATCATGCTTGCCATTGCCCTGTTCATGAACATCTGCCATGCGCCCATGTATGGGCCTCAGGCCGCGTATTTTCCGGAACTCTTTGGAACAAGCGTCCGCATGTCCGGGGCATCATTCGGCGTGCAGGTTGCTGCCGCTGTGTTTGGCGGTTTATCCCCCATTATCTGTGCGGTTTTGCTGAAAGTTCTGGAAGGCTCCGATGGTATTTCGGTTTATCTGATCACTTTGGCGGTAGTTACGCTTATCAGCGCCATCTTTACCCGAGAAACCAGGAGCGAAAATTTGTAA
- a CDS encoding DUF721 domain-containing protein has product MTPKVFRKKNKYAEPVAASEVMAAVMTGLGVDVEQAQARSRLGHLWQNWNMVMGEDLAPLARPLGHHRDMLLIGAEDAMLAQELHLMSGELLERVNAFMETPFFNGVKVSLLMGKSGLDVTACNPLPDEDMGWRAPRAVIPDPVQASGVFLAEMTPDSPVARAYSRFVERRARNKG; this is encoded by the coding sequence ATGACTCCCAAAGTGTTTCGTAAAAAAAATAAATATGCCGAGCCAGTGGCGGCAAGCGAGGTTATGGCCGCGGTCATGACCGGGCTTGGCGTGGACGTGGAGCAGGCGCAGGCCAGGAGTCGCCTCGGGCATTTGTGGCAGAACTGGAACATGGTCATGGGCGAAGATCTGGCCCCCCTGGCGCGCCCCCTGGGGCATCACCGCGATATGCTGCTTATCGGCGCGGAAGACGCCATGCTGGCGCAGGAACTGCACCTCATGAGCGGGGAACTGCTGGAGCGCGTCAATGCCTTTATGGAGACGCCCTTTTTCAATGGCGTGAAGGTCTCGCTGCTTATGGGCAAGTCGGGGCTGGACGTAACGGCCTGCAACCCCCTGCCGGATGAAGATATGGGCTGGCGCGCCCCCAGGGCCGTTATTCCTGATCCCGTGCAGGCCAGCGGCGTTTTTCTGGCGGAAATGACCCCGGATTCACCCGTGGCGCGGGCGTACTCCCGCTTTGTGGAGCGCCGGGCCCGCAACAAGGGCTGA
- the ahcY gene encoding adenosylhomocysteinase — MTKALDLSLAHKVADMALADFGKKEMQLSEREVPGLMECIKKYGPSKPLKGLKVTGSLHMTIQTAMLIQTLHALGADIRWASCNIFSTQDHAASAIVDLGMAKVFAWKGETLEDYWWCTEMALTWPDGSGPDLIVDDGGDATLLIHKGVEAENNPAILDEKTDNKELQCILDRLKLRLKEDPQHWHKVAAKMKGVSEETTTGVHRLYQLEAAGKLLFPAINVNDAVTKSKFDNLYGCRESLADGIKRATDVMIAGKVVVVVGYGDVGKGCAQSMRGFGARVLVTEIDPICALQAAMEGYEVTTIEDALAQGDIYVTCTGNYHVITGKHMEGMKDEAIVCNIGHFDNEIEMTYLENTPGITCLNIKPQVDKWTLKSGRSIVVLAEGRLVNLGCATGHASFVMSNSFTNQTLAQIKLATEKLENKVYTLPKELDEEVARLHLGRLGVKLTRLTQEQADYINVNVDGPYKSDHYRY; from the coding sequence ATGACCAAAGCTCTTGACCTGAGCCTTGCGCACAAGGTTGCCGACATGGCCCTGGCGGATTTCGGCAAAAAAGAAATGCAGCTTTCCGAGCGGGAAGTTCCCGGCCTTATGGAATGCATCAAAAAATACGGCCCCAGCAAGCCCCTCAAAGGCCTCAAGGTGACGGGCTCCCTGCACATGACCATACAGACGGCCATGCTTATCCAGACCCTGCACGCTCTGGGCGCGGATATTCGCTGGGCTTCCTGCAACATTTTCTCCACGCAGGATCATGCCGCCTCCGCCATTGTCGACCTGGGCATGGCCAAGGTTTTTGCCTGGAAGGGCGAAACCCTTGAGGACTACTGGTGGTGCACCGAAATGGCGCTGACCTGGCCCGACGGCAGCGGCCCCGACCTTATCGTGGACGACGGCGGCGACGCTACCCTGCTTATCCACAAGGGCGTCGAAGCTGAGAACAACCCCGCCATCCTTGATGAAAAGACCGACAACAAGGAACTGCAGTGCATTCTTGACCGCCTCAAGCTGCGCCTCAAGGAAGATCCGCAGCACTGGCACAAGGTGGCTGCAAAAATGAAGGGCGTTTCGGAAGAAACCACCACCGGCGTGCACCGCCTCTATCAGCTGGAAGCCGCAGGCAAACTGCTGTTCCCGGCCATCAACGTCAATGACGCCGTGACCAAGTCCAAGTTCGACAACCTGTACGGCTGCCGCGAATCCCTGGCCGACGGCATCAAGCGCGCCACTGACGTCATGATCGCGGGCAAGGTGGTTGTGGTTGTCGGCTACGGCGACGTGGGCAAGGGCTGCGCCCAGTCCATGCGCGGCTTCGGCGCGCGCGTGCTGGTGACGGAAATCGACCCCATCTGCGCCCTTCAGGCCGCCATGGAAGGCTATGAAGTCACCACCATTGAAGACGCGCTGGCCCAGGGCGACATCTACGTCACCTGCACGGGCAACTACCACGTCATCACCGGCAAGCATATGGAAGGCATGAAGGACGAGGCCATTGTGTGCAATATCGGACACTTCGATAATGAAATCGAAATGACCTACCTTGAAAACACGCCCGGCATCACCTGCCTCAACATCAAGCCGCAGGTGGACAAGTGGACCCTCAAATCCGGTCGCAGCATCGTTGTGCTGGCTGAAGGCCGCCTGGTCAACCTGGGCTGCGCCACTGGCCACGCCAGCTTTGTCATGTCCAACAGCTTCACCAACCAGACCCTGGCCCAGATCAAACTGGCTACCGAAAAGCTGGAAAACAAGGTCTACACCCTGCCCAAGGAACTGGACGAAGAAGTGGCCCGCCTGCACCTCGGCCGCCTTGGCGTCAAGCTGACCAGGCTCACCCAGGAACAGGCCGACTACATCAACGTCAATGTGGACGGCCCCTACAAGTCCGATCACTACCGCTACTAG
- a CDS encoding DJ-1/PfpI family protein, translating into MKFGILLFDGVEPIDLAALGALSIAKRFEPSIETCVIATGEHNKVTLACNVKIEAEFTIKNAPECDVYLIAGGPTWKEEIHREQTLDFIRCKSLSAILGAACMGVTLLAAAGVLDNKKATLRNQTSGSEENPIEYVKRQWPAIDPVVAHIVDQGRIVTGGGGVLNLDVALYLLERLYSKELARNTGRILEYNEAYMANANRLGIIT; encoded by the coding sequence ATGAAATTCGGAATACTCCTTTTTGACGGAGTTGAACCCATTGACCTTGCTGCCCTTGGCGCGCTTTCCATTGCCAAGCGTTTCGAGCCAAGCATTGAAACGTGTGTGATAGCAACAGGCGAACACAACAAGGTAACACTAGCCTGCAATGTAAAAATTGAAGCTGAATTTACGATAAAAAATGCTCCTGAGTGCGATGTCTACCTGATTGCAGGCGGCCCGACGTGGAAGGAAGAAATACACCGTGAGCAAACTCTCGATTTTATACGGTGCAAAAGTCTTTCCGCAATCTTGGGCGCAGCTTGTATGGGAGTGACGCTTCTTGCCGCCGCCGGTGTCCTCGACAACAAGAAAGCCACTCTGCGAAACCAGACTTCTGGATCTGAAGAAAATCCCATCGAATATGTAAAAAGGCAGTGGCCAGCCATTGATCCTGTGGTTGCCCATATAGTCGATCAAGGGCGGATTGTTACCGGGGGAGGAGGCGTTTTGAACCTTGATGTTGCGCTTTACCTGCTGGAACGATTGTACTCCAAGGAACTGGCTCGAAATACAGGCAGAATTTTGGAATACAATGAAGCTTACATGGCTAATGCCAATCGGTTGGGCATCATCACGTAA
- a CDS encoding MBL fold metallo-hydrolase, with amino-acid sequence MAIPARRTPQVRKIPNREEVMGRKDSEGNTVKYYGWSSLVITSKKGGDLTFDPFFSEDYGTHWSDLSDYNNVSVICVSHGHHEHYTDAYKVASRTGAMIVAPPRVCQHLHSHFAVPNQQLTPLKPGETVTVNGYSITAFPWYHRKINYFKFFAGRFFTGCRFVLTNLLHTPLDTPFSGFMVVTPEGTRILNLSEGMNDKMPSSEVAALRERHKPDVVTGGYQLQFEREVARCFKESGAPKGILYHPHEKLFGLMKLYSTPVEIVKQRIEEVAPAMQLFAPAPREEIFVQKEVSETEENKSDAEVA; translated from the coding sequence ATGGCAATTCCCGCCAGAAGGACGCCACAGGTGAGGAAAATTCCAAACAGAGAGGAAGTCATGGGAAGAAAAGATTCTGAAGGTAACACGGTCAAGTATTATGGCTGGTCATCATTGGTGATCACATCAAAAAAAGGGGGAGATTTAACTTTTGATCCCTTTTTTTCCGAGGATTATGGCACCCATTGGTCAGATTTGAGTGATTATAACAACGTTAGCGTTATCTGTGTAAGCCATGGGCATCATGAACACTATACCGATGCCTACAAAGTTGCTTCCAGAACTGGAGCCATGATTGTTGCACCGCCACGAGTGTGTCAGCACCTTCACTCGCATTTCGCCGTCCCCAATCAACAACTGACGCCTTTGAAGCCGGGTGAAACGGTCACTGTGAACGGCTACAGCATTACCGCATTCCCCTGGTATCACCGGAAAATCAACTACTTCAAGTTTTTTGCCGGCAGGTTTTTTACCGGTTGCCGCTTTGTTTTAACCAACCTTCTGCATACGCCCCTGGATACTCCTTTCAGCGGCTTCATGGTCGTGACCCCCGAAGGAACGCGTATTTTAAATCTTTCTGAGGGCATGAACGACAAGATGCCTTCATCTGAAGTTGCAGCCCTCAGGGAACGACACAAGCCTGACGTCGTTACCGGCGGCTATCAGCTCCAGTTTGAGAGGGAGGTTGCGCGCTGCTTTAAGGAAAGTGGAGCGCCCAAGGGGATACTGTATCATCCTCACGAAAAACTGTTCGGACTGATGAAATTGTACTCCACGCCTGTCGAAATCGTAAAACAGCGGATTGAAGAAGTTGCTCCTGCTATGCAACTCTTTGCTCCAGCCCCGCGTGAAGAAATATTTGTTCAAAAAGAAGTATCAGAAACGGAGGAGAATAAATCTGACGCCGAAGTTGCTTAA
- the rnhA gene encoding ribonuclease HI has product MQKVTIHTDGSCLGNPGPGGWAAILKLDDEDYRKEFSGGYALTTNNRMEMLAVIEALLLLKNPCLVDLYTDSRYVCDSVSKGWLWGWVKKNWIKSDKKPVLNVDMWQRMLPLLKQHKVTFHWLKGHAGHPENERCDILARAQACRRDLPQDTGYKP; this is encoded by the coding sequence ATGCAAAAAGTGACCATCCATACCGACGGCTCCTGCCTCGGCAATCCTGGCCCCGGCGGCTGGGCGGCCATTCTCAAACTGGACGACGAGGACTACCGCAAGGAATTTTCCGGCGGCTATGCCCTGACCACCAACAATCGCATGGAAATGCTGGCCGTTATCGAGGCGCTGCTCCTGCTCAAAAACCCCTGTCTTGTGGATCTGTACACGGATTCGCGCTATGTCTGCGACAGCGTGAGCAAGGGCTGGCTGTGGGGATGGGTGAAAAAAAACTGGATCAAATCCGATAAAAAACCCGTGCTCAACGTAGATATGTGGCAGCGCATGCTGCCGCTCTTGAAGCAGCACAAGGTGACCTTCCACTGGCTCAAGGGCCACGCCGGACACCCTGAAAACGAACGCTGTGACATTCTGGCCCGCGCCCAGGCCTGTCGGCGCGACCTGCCTCAGGATACAGGCTACAAACCCTAA